The Macrococcoides canis genome has a window encoding:
- a CDS encoding ornithine--oxo-acid transaminase, with the protein MTKSQDIIEITNHYGAPNYHPLPIVISEAEGVWVKDPEGNKYMDMLSAYSAVNQGHRHPKIIQALKDQADRVTLTSRAFHSDQLGPWYEKICKLAGKEMVLPMNTGAEAVETAIKAARRWAYDVKGVAKDQAEIIAMKGNFHGRTMAAVSLSSEAEYQRGYGPLLGGFKLVEFGDIEQIKAAITPNTAAVLLEPIQGEAGINIPEDGFLKQVRDVCTENNVLFIADEIQAGLGRSGKMFATDWDNVVPDMYILGKALGGGVFPISCVLADKEILEVFNAGSHGSTFGGNPLACAVSSAALDVLVDEKLADRSLELGEYFQSKLKEIDNPVIKEVRGKGLFIGVELNEAARPYCEQLKELGLLCKETHDTVIRFAPPLIISQEDLDWAIDKVKQVFSK; encoded by the coding sequence ATGACTAAATCACAAGATATTATCGAAATTACAAATCATTATGGTGCACCAAACTACCATCCACTACCAATCGTTATCTCAGAAGCTGAAGGGGTATGGGTAAAGGATCCTGAAGGGAATAAGTACATGGATATGTTATCTGCTTATTCAGCAGTTAACCAAGGGCACCGTCATCCTAAAATTATTCAGGCTTTAAAAGACCAGGCAGACCGTGTTACTTTAACGTCTCGTGCATTCCACAGTGATCAATTAGGGCCTTGGTATGAAAAGATTTGTAAGCTTGCTGGTAAAGAAATGGTATTACCTATGAATACTGGTGCTGAAGCGGTTGAAACTGCGATTAAAGCAGCACGTCGCTGGGCATATGATGTTAAAGGTGTAGCGAAGGATCAAGCAGAAATTATCGCAATGAAAGGTAATTTCCATGGTCGTACGATGGCTGCAGTATCTTTATCAAGTGAAGCAGAATATCAACGTGGCTATGGTCCATTATTAGGTGGATTCAAATTAGTTGAATTTGGTGATATCGAGCAGATTAAAGCTGCCATTACACCGAACACTGCTGCAGTATTGCTTGAGCCAATTCAAGGTGAAGCAGGAATCAACATTCCTGAAGATGGATTCTTAAAACAAGTACGCGACGTATGTACTGAAAACAACGTATTATTTATCGCTGACGAAATTCAGGCTGGACTTGGCCGCTCTGGTAAGATGTTTGCTACAGACTGGGATAACGTCGTGCCAGACATGTACATTTTAGGTAAAGCATTAGGTGGTGGGGTATTCCCAATCTCATGTGTGTTAGCGGATAAAGAAATTTTAGAAGTATTCAATGCAGGAAGCCACGGTTCAACATTTGGTGGTAACCCATTAGCATGTGCGGTATCAAGTGCTGCATTAGATGTGTTAGTTGATGAAAAGTTAGCAGATCGTTCATTAGAATTAGGAGAATACTTCCAGTCGAAATTGAAAGAAATCGACAATCCAGTGATTAAAGAAGTTCGTGGTAAAGGATTATTCATCGGTGTTGAATTAAATGAAGCAGCACGTCCATACTGTGAACAACTTAAAGAATTAGGTTTATTATGTAAAGAGACGCATGACACGGTAATCCGTTTTGCACCACCTTTAATCATCTCTCAAGAAGACTTGGACTGGGCAATCGACAAAGTGAAACAAGTATTTTCAAAATAG
- a CDS encoding Glu/Leu/Phe/Val family dehydrogenase has protein sequence MSETTSLVSSTQEIIHEALDKLGFDEGMYDLVKEPLRLLTVRIPVRMDDGSVKTFTGYRAQHNDAVGPTKGGVRFHPDVDEDEVKALSMWMTLKCGIVDLPYGGGKGGIVCDPRQMSIHEVERLSRGYVRAISQIVGPTKDIPAPDVFTNSQIMAWMMDEYSMMDAFNSPGFITGKPIVLGGSQGRDRSTALGVVIAIEEAAKRRGKQIKDSRVVIQGFGNAGSFLAKFLYDAGAKIVGISDAYGALHDPNGLDIDYLLDRRDSFGTVTNLFEDTITNKELFELDCDILVPAAISNQITGDNAHDIKAEIVVEAANGPTTPEATKILTERGILLVPDVLASAGGVTVSYFEWVQNNQGYYWTEEEVNEKLRDKLVTAFDNVYSLAENRKIDMRLAAYIIGIKRTAEAARYRGWA, from the coding sequence ATGTCAGAAACTACTAGCTTAGTGTCATCTACACAGGAAATTATTCATGAAGCTCTAGATAAATTAGGCTTTGATGAAGGTATGTATGATTTAGTGAAAGAACCATTACGTTTATTAACAGTACGTATTCCAGTACGTATGGATGATGGTTCAGTTAAAACTTTCACGGGTTACCGTGCTCAGCATAATGATGCTGTAGGTCCTACTAAAGGTGGGGTACGTTTCCATCCGGACGTTGATGAAGATGAAGTGAAAGCTTTATCAATGTGGATGACATTAAAGTGCGGTATCGTCGATTTACCTTATGGTGGAGGTAAAGGGGGTATCGTCTGTGATCCACGTCAGATGAGTATTCATGAAGTAGAACGTCTTTCTCGCGGATATGTTCGTGCAATTTCACAAATTGTAGGCCCGACAAAAGATATTCCAGCACCAGACGTATTTACGAACAGCCAGATTATGGCATGGATGATGGATGAATACAGCATGATGGATGCTTTCAACTCACCTGGATTTATCACAGGTAAACCGATTGTTCTTGGTGGTTCTCAAGGACGCGACCGTTCAACAGCATTAGGTGTTGTTATCGCAATCGAAGAAGCGGCGAAACGTCGTGGTAAACAGATTAAAGATTCTCGTGTTGTTATTCAAGGATTCGGTAATGCCGGAAGTTTCTTAGCGAAGTTCTTATACGATGCCGGAGCTAAGATTGTCGGTATTTCAGATGCATACGGTGCTTTACATGATCCGAATGGTTTAGATATCGATTATCTATTAGATCGTCGTGATAGTTTCGGAACAGTAACAAATCTTTTTGAAGATACTATTACAAACAAGGAATTGTTCGAACTAGATTGTGACATTTTAGTACCTGCAGCAATCTCTAACCAGATTACTGGAGATAATGCACATGATATTAAAGCTGAGATTGTTGTAGAAGCAGCAAATGGTCCTACTACACCTGAAGCAACTAAGATCTTAACTGAACGCGGTATTCTACTCGTACCAGACGTATTAGCAAGTGCTGGTGGGGTTACGGTTTCTTACTTTGAGTGGGTGCAGAATAACCAAGGATATTACTGGACAGAAGAAGAGGTTAATGAGAAGTTACGCGATAAGCTTGTAACAGCATTTGATAATGTATACTCATTAGCAGAAAATAGAAAGATTGATATGCGTCTAGCAGCATACATTATCGGTATTAAGCGTACAGCAGAAGCAGCGCGTTACCGTGGATGGGCTTAA
- the pruA gene encoding L-glutamate gamma-semialdehyde dehydrogenase, giving the protein MIPYKHEPFTDFTVEENKQAMLKGIETVKGYLGEDYPLIIGGERIYTDNKVRSYNPANREETVGNVSQATQEHAEQAMKVAKETFKTWRNTDPKMRADILFRAAAIIRRRKHEFSAIMIKEAGKPWNEADADTAEAIDFLEFYGREMLRIKDGVKVESRPGEYNRYDYIALGVGVVISPWNFPLAIMAGTTVAPLVTGNTVLLKPSHNTSVVAYKFMEVLEEAGMPKGVVNYIPGSSRDIGDFIVDHVDTRFISFTGSRDVGVHIYERAAKVHEGQLNLKRVIAEMGGKDTIVVDSEADLELAAESIVKSAFGFSGQKCSACSRAVIVEDVYDEVVALVKEKTEKLSAGNPETNEHFMGPVIDEKSLNKIKEYIEIGKSEGRLLVGGTTDESVGNFVNPTVFVDLKHDDRLMQEEIFGPVVGITKAKDFTQAIEYANDTDYGLTGAVITNNREHLEQARRDFMVGNLYFNRGCTGAIVGYQPFGGFKMSGTDSKAGGPDYLVLHMQGRTTSEML; this is encoded by the coding sequence ATGATTCCGTACAAACATGAACCTTTTACAGATTTCACTGTAGAAGAGAATAAACAAGCGATGCTAAAAGGTATCGAAACAGTAAAAGGATATTTAGGAGAAGACTATCCACTCATTATCGGTGGTGAGCGTATTTATACAGATAACAAAGTACGTTCTTACAATCCGGCAAACCGTGAAGAAACTGTCGGTAACGTATCACAAGCAACACAAGAACATGCTGAACAAGCGATGAAGGTTGCTAAAGAAACATTCAAGACATGGAGAAATACAGATCCAAAGATGCGTGCAGACATTCTGTTCCGTGCGGCTGCTATCATTCGTCGCCGTAAACATGAATTCTCAGCAATCATGATCAAAGAAGCTGGTAAGCCTTGGAACGAAGCAGATGCAGATACAGCTGAAGCGATTGACTTCCTTGAATTCTACGGTCGTGAAATGTTACGTATTAAAGATGGCGTGAAAGTAGAGAGCCGTCCTGGTGAATATAACCGTTATGATTATATCGCTTTAGGTGTAGGTGTTGTCATCTCACCTTGGAACTTCCCGTTAGCAATTATGGCAGGAACAACTGTAGCGCCTTTAGTTACGGGTAATACTGTACTGCTTAAACCTTCTCACAACACTTCAGTTGTTGCGTATAAATTTATGGAAGTATTAGAAGAAGCAGGTATGCCTAAAGGGGTAGTCAACTATATTCCTGGTTCAAGCCGTGATATCGGTGACTTCATCGTGGATCACGTAGATACACGTTTTATCTCATTCACAGGAAGCCGTGACGTTGGTGTTCATATTTATGAACGTGCAGCGAAAGTACATGAAGGTCAATTGAACTTAAAACGTGTTATCGCTGAAATGGGTGGTAAAGATACAATCGTTGTTGACTCTGAGGCTGATTTAGAATTAGCTGCTGAATCAATCGTTAAATCAGCATTTGGATTCTCTGGTCAGAAATGTTCTGCATGTTCTCGTGCAGTGATCGTTGAAGATGTTTATGATGAAGTGGTTGCATTAGTTAAAGAGAAGACTGAAAAGTTATCAGCAGGTAACCCTGAAACAAATGAACACTTTATGGGACCAGTAATTGATGAGAAATCTTTAAACAAAATTAAAGAATATATTGAAATCGGTAAATCTGAAGGACGTTTACTTGTTGGCGGTACTACAGATGAGTCAGTAGGTAACTTCGTTAACCCTACAGTATTCGTTGATTTAAAACATGATGACCGCTTAATGCAGGAAGAAATCTTTGGACCAGTAGTCGGTATTACAAAAGCGAAAGATTTCACGCAGGCAATCGAGTATGCGAACGATACAGATTACGGATTAACAGGTGCAGTGATTACAAATAACCGCGAGCATCTAGAACAAGCACGTCGTGACTTCATGGTAGGTAACTTATACTTCAACCGTGGATGTACAGGTGCAATCGTTGGATACCAGCCATTCGGTGGATTCAAAATGTCAGGTACTGACTCTAAAGCTGGTGGACCGGATTACCTAGTATTACACATGCAAGGTCGTACAACTTCTGAAATGCTTTAA